In the genome of Bradysia coprophila strain Holo2 unplaced genomic scaffold, BU_Bcop_v1 contig_232, whole genome shotgun sequence, one region contains:
- the LOC119076448 gene encoding sulfotransferase 1C4-like yields the protein MKLCYELLDDSIADRLDSFYNKTNNNFIEVNPGNVVMPRIYRDIGDQVLNFDVRHDDIWMISYPRTGSTWAQEMIWLLANDLNYEGAKHLQQLRAPLLELSAYFQDDYNSWITSNIGNSVQLAHSLPSPRFIKSHLPWQLLPKSLATVKPKIIYIARNPKDTCVSFYHYMSLIHKVVGTFEEFCNLFLNNKAVCGSIWPHMLPFWNRRNDPNILFLKYEDMKRDLSNTIYRCADFLGVSDKLNAEEVSRMCDHLNFDKMQRNQAVNLEPIYNPNGEVDDTHSAKFIRKGQIGDWKNYMTREMSERFDEWIDQHSSDTNLEFEYE from the exons atgaaattgtgctACGAACTGCTGGATGATTCGATTGCCGATCGATtagattcattttacaataagaccaacaataatttcattgaaGTGAATCCGGGAAATGTTGTTATGCCGCGGATATATCGGGATATTGGTGATCAGGTGTTGAATTTCGATGTGCGACACGACGACATATGGATGATTTCATATCCTCGTACAG GTTCGACGTGGGCTCAAGAGATGATTTGGCTGCTAGCGAATGATTTGAACTATGAGGGCGCAAAGCATTTACAACAACTTCGAGCACCTTTGTTGGAGTTAAGCGCATACTTCCAAGACGACTACAATTCTTGGATCAC GAGCAACATCGGAAATTCGGTCCAATTGGCTCACAGTTTGCCTAGTCCTCGTTTCATAAAATCTCACTTACCTTGGCAACTTCTACCGAAAAGTTTGGCAACGGTCAAACCGAAG ATCATTTACATCGCTCGCAATCCGAAAGACACATGCGTGTCATTCTATCACTACATGTCACTGATACACAAAGTGGTCGGAACGTTTGAGGAATTTTGCAATCTATTTCTAAATAACAAGGCCGTCTGCGGTTCGATATGGCCGCATATGCTGCCGTTTTGGAACCGACGAAACGATCCGAACATTCTGTTCCTCAAATACGAAGACATGAAGAGAGACTTGAGCAACACCATCTATCGGTGTGCCGATTTTCTCGGCGTCAGCGACAAACTGAACGCCGAAGAGGTGTCCCGGATGTGTGACCAtttgaatttcgataaaatgcAACGTAATCAGGCGGTCAATTTGGAGCCGATTTACAATCCGAATGGCGAGGTGGACGACACACATTCAGCGAAATTTATCCGGAAAGGGCAGATCGGCGATTGGAAGAATTATATGACACGCGAAATGTccgaacgattcgatgaatgGATTGATCAGCATTCGAGCGATACGAATTTGGAATTTGAGTACGAATAA